A genomic segment from Daphnia pulex isolate KAP4 chromosome 5, ASM2113471v1 encodes:
- the LOC124194976 gene encoding uncharacterized protein LOC124194976, which produces MGNFEDVMTRGASHNLPVVLENGFVPPVQSTGVDKERLFKAVNLRKKGAEVDFAFGEKLFLDRTTLNPLTIDKLGDIPVPLSVKDIQKVKEISELGLYGKGLNRFFDSSKILAFQIDSSKLTSTIIDDLNLLSLVMHHLDLPSDLMNVQANLHQLILYESDGHYQCTSESEKEYGSFGTTVLQLPVEGGHEGGRFKVQYRGEEQVFDNHQDSDRCFYASSFYGNCQHSMEPITKGSKLTLVFDLVWANAENIVPQDFPVFLTALKDIKGSLPTWIRNRKDDNQNKNPTNHTLTNEADASFAFEALAVVWSSENHSNEKPDSNSSLLEAEENTSEIGSTEGATSKLSEDFNDNHHDQTQRQTPLDVSIQDGACTMGGNACNENQDKDQDEDQDEDQDEDQDEDQDEEQDEEQDEEDSTEEYEVGTFEENVLYFVLEGKYVEDDFTFLRLKGKDRELAQLLQCCGFLDTHLAVVTKTVSTTRGEYDPYYSRKRHNYCDHEKTKSTTKISRWIDSKNISKKLIMDLNWMKQCVGPLRNLPTSDSRTTGTTDSEDECDDCDDCGGCDSWNTTEEHSHYFILVIWPKHQSVQMYCRYGLHLLLDNIEIKSSSTRWLTKNKQKATESLRTIISFCFAEPWKLWTLTILAKGELTRRLLRLCIVLRAREEGLSLLKIIASDFSLPPERVSSMQGTFEGIQTEQVAKAIAEFECLVIGWKESADLIQKMISPDRIAQQLVPIISLSQHLLNFHCLEGAVLVADRISSSLTNLNKQQAQRLKQSEIQSYVEFMISLEENDKTANPQRAKSLTTLFSKLESSIQCNLVLELEAQVSSRFKNLDSCNNMFQELCKALPLCDLRSPSIKEKVIVDLVCFYFRIGNEELLQTLISNVFHVPSTPGGNKLNSSEEALEKIISSPLILELALSSEMGVSAVLTLVDKQLISLTNQLSKILQDEAQPSSYLNRYQPSYFNLMYQRNETQLLLSLSSCLRIVIRVEKNSSNYTAQRSSSISSLLSKLSVQQLTTVLNDILKSSSRHLKKHSSAATIIHQISVFLISRLNETNTAVLSRSTILQSIKAVIELDDESLTRTLFQQFCEKEGSGSRSKQNKSGLLRDILSSPDMWGKLDSSSRQIIMDACASLVNSWIAEISQSLNSLIESTTTLINAPPKLLTESIVECVQLFFLGEKNRFDLEHKITAEAFQPLIFKLNASQLLDLVLQLYKSEFDARPNIKKFPICMDWYRTICRILFTMEFVSLVNLDVATNIVNCLLWLEDEESWKYFTQSVCRHFQSSRGNLFLQIFLKDIPIQGALKAFAPAFAAFVHIVDHWAQHSVNLKEPTFSWQQSKAVVPNYPEVQVFLRSPKESMTFMKFNGIAEARRLADSLHAMGQSNNFSVSVTTSGSGKNSRCYIKKNRNYCERSRLNFFKMKTELIELIKLRNRLGQEIAQAEQLAAAISSTPVATDEVCVVPPPKRPKLDIPVIELE; this is translated from the exons ATGGGAAATTTTGAAGATGTTATGACTCGTGGAGCATCCCACAATCTGCCTGTTGTCTTGGAAAATGGTTTTGTTCCCCCCGTCCAAAGCACTGGAGTTGACAAAGAACGCCTGTTCAAAGCTGTTAATCTTCGAAAAAAAGGTGCTGAAGTTGACTTTGCATTTggggaaaaattgtttcttgatAGAACTACCTTAAATCCTCTAACAATTGACAAACTTGGAGACATTCCAGTACCACTATCTGTTAAG GATATTCAAAAGGTTAAAGAAATATCTGAATTAGGACTGTATGGAAAAGGATTAAATAGGTTTTTTGACTCCTCAAAAATATTGGCCTTTCAAATTGATTCTTCAAAACTAACCTCAACTATTATCGATGATCTCAACTTGCTGTCATTAGTCATGCATCATCTAGACCTGCCTTCTGATTTGATGAATGTTCAAGCAAATCTTCACCAATTGATTTTATATGAATCAGATGGCCATTACCAGTGTACCTCAGAGTCAGAGAAAGAATATG GTTCGTTCGGCACTACTGTTCTTCAGTTACCCGTGGAAGGTGGTCATGAAGGTGGACGTTTCAAAGTGCAGTATCGAGGAGAAGAACAAGTGTTTGACAATCATCAAGACAGCGATCGATGTTTTTACGCATCGTCTTTTTATGGAAATTGTCAGCATTCAATGGAACCCATAACAAAAGGGTCAAAATTGACGTTAGTCTTTGATCTTGTTTGGGCAAATGCCGAAAATATAGTTCCGCAAGATTTCCCTGTGTTTCTTACCGCCCTGAAGGATATTAAAGGATCTCTTCCAACTTGGATTCGTAATCGAAAAGATGATAACCAAAACAAGAATCCCACAAATCACACGTTGACAAACGAGGCAGATGCATCATTCGCTTTCGAAGCCCTTGCAGTCGTGTGGTCGTCCGAAAATCATTCAAACGAAAAACCCGATTCAAATTCTTCGCTGTTGGAAGCTGAAGAAAATACTTCTGAAATTGGAAGCACGGAAGGTGCTACCTCTAAATTGTCCGAAGATTTTAATGATAATCATCACGACCAAACTCAACGCCAAACACCGTTGGACGTGTCGATTCAGGATGGTGCATGCACGATGGGAGGAAATGCTTGTAACGAGAATCAAGACAAGGATCAAGACGAGGATCAAGACGAGGATCAAGACGAGGATCAAGACGAGGATCAAGACGAGGAGCAAGACGAGGAGCAAGACGAGGAAGATTCTACGGAAGAGTATGAAGTCGGGACTttcgaagaaaatgttttgtactTTGTTCTTGAAGGAAAATATGTCGAAGATGACTTCACGTTTCTTCGACTCAAAGGAAAAGATCGGGAATTGGCGCAACTTCTTCAATGTTGTGGTTTTCTCGACACACATTTAGCCGTGGTAACCAAAACCGTTTCAACAACTCGCGGTGAATATGATCCGTATTATTCGCGTAAAAGGCATAACTACTGTGATcacgagaaaacaaaatctacCACCAAAATTTCGCGATGGATAGACtcgaaaaatatttccaagAAATTGATTATGGATTTAAATTGGATGAAGCAGTGTGTTGGACCTCTTAGAAACTTGCCTACATCAGACAGCAGAACAACCGGAACAACTGACTCGGAGGATGAATGCGATGACTGTGATGACTGTGGAGGGTGTGATAGTTGGAATACTACTGAAGAACATTCCCACTATTTTATATTGGTTATTTGGCCTAAGCATCAATCGGTTCAGATGTATTGTCGCTATGGTCTTCACTTACTACTAGACAacattgaaatcaaaagttcTTCAACTAGATGGCttacgaaaaacaaacagaaggCAACTGAGAGTTTACGAacgatcatttctttttgcttcGCCGAACCTTGGAAATTGTGGACCCTAACAATATTAGCAAAAGGTGAATTGACTCGAAGATTGCTTCGTCTTTGTATTGTTTTACGAGCGCGTGAGGAAGGTCTCAGTCTCCTGAAGATTATTGCTTCCGATTTTTCCTTGCCACCAGAAAGAGTCAGCAGCATGCAAGGAACTTTTGAAGGGATCCAAACAGAACAAGTTGCTAAGGCGATCGCTGAATTTGAATGTCTAGTCATTG GTTGGAAAGAATCCGCTGATCTAATTCAGAAAATGATTTCTCCTGATCGAATCGCCCAGCAGCTGGTACCGATAATCAGTTTATCTCAGCACTTGTTGAACTTCCATTGCTTAGAAGGAGCGGTATTAGTTGCAGATCGCATTTCTTCCTCATTGACAAACTTAAACAAGCAACAAGCCCAGAGGTTAAAACAATCGGAAATCCAAAGTTACGTTGAGTTCATGATTTCGttggaagaaaatgacaagACTGCAAATCCTCAGAGAGCCAAGTCGCTTACAACTCTGTTCTCAAAACTGGAATCCTCAATTCAGTGCAACCTGGTTCTGGAGTTAGAAGCTCAAGTTAGTTCGCGGTTCAAGAACTTGGACTCTTGCAACAACATGTTCCAGGAATTGTGCAAAGCCCTGCCTCTTTGTGATCTTCGTTCCCCGTCGATCAAGGAGAAGGTGATAGTTGACTTGGTGTGTTTTTACTTTAGGATTGGAAACGAAGAATTGCTTCAAACTTTGATATCCAACGTTTTCCACGTTCCATCCACCCCTGGaggaaacaaattgaattcttCGGAGGAAGCATTGGAAAAGATTATTTCATCCCCACTAATATTGGAATTGGCTTTATCTTCTGAAATGGGCGTGTCTGCTGTGCTAACGCTAGTTGATAAACAGCTAATTTCCTTAACGAACCAGCTTTCGAAGATTCTTCAAGACGAGGCTCAGCCATCTTCGTACCTGAATAGATACCAGCCGTCATATTTCAATCTTATGTACCAGCGGAACGAAACTCAACTGCTGCTTAGTTTATCGTCCTGTCTTCGAATTGTAATTCGcgtagaaaaaaattccagcaACTACACTGCGCAACGATCGTCGTCAATTTCATCACTTCTGTCGAAGCTGAGCGTCCAGCAGCTAACCACCGTCTtgaatgacattttaaaatcaagttCCAGGCATTTGAAAAAACATTCGTCAGCCGCAACAATTATTCACCAAATTAGCGTTTTCCTGATTTCGCGATTGAATGAAACCAACACTGCTGTGCTTAGCAGAAGCACTATTCTACAGTCGATAAAGGCTGTAATTGAGCTTGATGATGAATCACTTACACGAACTTTGTTCCAGCAATTTTGCGAAAAGGAAGGAAGTGGATCACggagcaaacaaaacaaatccgGTTTACTCCGCGatattctttcttctcctgaCATGTGGGGAAAATTGGATTCTTCATCAAGGCAGATAATCATGGATGCTTGTGCTTCGCTCGTTAATTCGTGGATCGCGGAAATATCCCAATCTCTGAATTCCCTCATTGAATCGACTACCACCCTTATCAATGCTCCACCGAAACTACTGACCGAAAGCATAGTCGAATGTGTGCAACTGTTCTTTCTGGGAGAGAAGAACAGATTTGATTTAGAACACAAGATCACCGCCGAAGCCTTTCAACCACTCATCTTCAAACTAAATGCTTCTCAACTCTTGGATCTTGTATTGCAGCTCTACAAATCGGAGTTCGATGCCCGTCCCAACATCAAGAAATTTCCCATCTGCATGGATTGGTATCGCACCATATGCAGAATCTTGTTTACTATGGAGTTTGTGTCGCTTGTCAACTTGGACGTAGCAACCAACATTGTTAATTGCCTCTTGTGGCTTGAAGATGAAGAGTcttggaaatatttcacacAGAGTGTTTGCAGACATTTTCAATCGTCTCGAGGCAATCTTTTTTTGCAAATCTTCTTAAAGGATATTCCTATCCAGGGAGCTCTTAAAGCTTTTGCTCCCGCTTTTGCTGCTTTCGTGCACATCGTGGACCACTGGGCTCAGCATTCCGTGAATCTGAAGGAACCGACATTCAGCTGGCAGCAGTCCAAAGCCGTTGTACCGAATTATCCTGAAGTCCAAGTCTTTCTTCGTTCACCTAAAGAGTCTATGACCTTCATGAAATTTAATGGAATTGCCGAGGCTCGTCGTTTGGCCGACAGTCTTCATGCCATGGGGCAGTCTAACAATTTCAGTGTTTCAGTTACTACGTCTGGAAGTGGAAAAAATTCTCGGTGTTACATtaagaaaaatcgaaattacTGTGAACGCTCaagactaaatttttttaagatgaaaactgaattgattgaattgataAAGCTTCGTAACCGCCTCGGCCAAGAAATTGCTCAAGCGGAACAATTGGCTGCTgcgatttcttcaacaccagtTGCGACTGACGAGGTCTGCGTCGTCCCTCCACCTAAGCGTCCCAAGCTCGACATACCTGTAATTGAACTGGAATGA
- the LOC124194978 gene encoding uncharacterized protein LOC124194978: MAYFEDIVHQGASHTPGVLENGFVPLVISTGIDKERLFKAVNLRKKGAEVDFAFGEKLFLDRTTSNPLKVDKLGYIQIPVSVKDIQRLKEKSELGLYGKGLNSFFDSSKRLALQMNASKLTSTIINDLKLLSMVMHHLDLPSDLMNVQANLHQLILYESDGHYQRISESQKEFGSFGTLILQVPVEGGHEGGRFKVQYRGKEQVFDNHQDSDRCFYASLFYGNCQHLMEPITKGVKLTLVFDLVWTNAKIIVPQDFTVFLTALKNIKGSLPTWINNRNGDKQNKNSRNEMLPNDPDVSFTSEALTVAAWSSENHSTEKLDSNSLLLEAEENTSEIGSTEGATSKLSENCNDNHHDQIQQQTSLGVSIQDGVCTTGVNACNEDQDENQDEEDSEVNEVGTFEENVLFFVLEEKYVEDDFTFRRLQRKDQELAQLLQCCGFLDTHLAVVTKTVSITRTNCRCICDCDYEERKSTTKISRWIDSKDVSKKLSMDLNWKNQCVGPLRNLSTSDSEITDTEDECDCGGCDYCKPTTYEKHSYYFILVIWPKHQSGQMYFRYGLHVLIEKMEVKSSSTSWLKKNQQNATESLRTIISFCSADPWKVWTQTILAKGELTRRLLRLCIVLRAREEGLSLLKIIASDYPLPQERVSSMQRTFEGIQTEQVSKAIAELECLVIGWKDSADIIQKMISPDRIVQQLVPIISLAQHLLNFHCLEGAVLVGDRILSSLINFNKQQTQRLKQSEIQSYVEFIISLEENAKTANPLRPKSFTTLFSKLKSSIQCNLVLELEAQVSSRFKNLDSCNNMFQELCKALPLCDLRSSSIKGNVIVDLICCYFRIGNEELLQTLISKIFHVPANPGENQSRSSEKALEKVISSPLILELALSSEIGLSVVLSLVDKQLISITSKLQKILHGEAQPPANVNRLYQKKETRLLLSLSSCLRIVVRVEKNSSNSTAQPSSSISSLLSKLNAQQLTTVLFDILKSSSRHLKKPSSTATIIHQICVFLISRLNETNTAVLSRSTILQSIKAVIEVNDESLSQTLFQQFCKKEEIGSWSKQNKSGLLRDIMSSPDVWGKLDSSSRQIIMDTCASLVNSWIVEISLSLNSLIESTATLINAPPKLLIEAIVDCVQLFFLGEKNRFDFEQKITAEAFQPLIFKLNASQLLDLVLQLFKSEFDARPNIKKFPICMDWYRTICRILFTVEFVSLVNLDVATRIVNCLLWLEDEESWKQFAQSVCKNFLSSRGNLFVQILLKDLSIQRALKAFAPAFAAFVHIVDHWAQHSVNLKEPIFSWQQSKAVVPNYPEVQAFLRSPEESMIYMKFNEIAEARRLAESLQAMGQSNNFSVSVTTSGSGKNSRCDIVKNRNHFERRAQVFFCRKAELIELVKLRNRLCQEIAQAEQLAAAISSTPITTDEVCVVPPPKRPKLDIPVIELE; encoded by the exons ATGGCATATTTTGAAGATATTGTGCATCAGGGAGCATCACACACGCCTGGTGTCTTGGAAAATGGTTTTGTTCCTCTTGTCATTAGCACTGGAATTGACAAAGAACGCCTGTTCAAAGCTGTCAATCTTCGAAAAAAAGGTGCTGAAGTTGACTTTGCATTTGGGGAAAAACTGTTTCTTGATAGAACTACCTCAAATCCTTTAAAAGTTGACAAACTTGGATACATCCAAATTCCAGTTTCTGTTAAG GATATTCAAAGGCTTAAGGAAAAATCTGAATTAGGACTGTATGGAAAAGGATTAAACAGCTTTTTCGACTCCTCAAAAAGATTGGCCTTACAAATGAATGCTTCAAAACTAACCTCAACTATTATCAATGATCTCAAGTTGCTGTCAATGGTTATGCACCATCTAGACCTGCCTTCTGATTTGATGAATGTTCAAGCAAATCTTCACCAGTTGATTTTATATGAATCAGATGGCCATTACCAGCGTATCTCGGAGTCGCAGAAAGAATTTG GTTCGTTTGGTACTCTTATTCTTCAGGTACCCGTGGAAGGTGGTCATGAAGGTGGACGTTTCAAAGTTCAGTATCGAGGAAAAGAGCAAGTGTTTGACAATCATCAAGACAGCGATCGATGTTTTTACGCATCGTTGTTTTATGGAAATTGTCAGCATTTAATGGAACCCATAACAAAAGGAGTAAAATTGACGTTAGTCTTTGATCTTGTTTGGACAAATGCCAAGATTATAGTTCCGCAAGATTTCACTGTCTTTCTTACCGCTCTGAAGAATATTAAAGGATCTCTTCCAACTTGGATTAATAATCGAAACGGtgataaacaaaacaagaattcCAGAAATGAAATGTTGCCAAACGACCCGGACGTATCATTCACTTCTGAAGCTCTGACAGTCGCCGCATGGTCGTCTGAAAATCATTCAACCGAAAAACttgattcaaattctttgctgTTGGAAGCTGAAGAAAATACTTCTGAAATTGGAAGCACGGAAGGTGCTACCTCTAAATTGTCCGAAAATTGTAATGATAATCATCACGACCAAATTCAACAGCAAACATCGTTGGGCGTATCGATTCAGGATGGTGTATGCACCACGGGAGTAAATGCTTGTAACGAGGATCAAGACGAAAATCAAGACGAGGAAGATTCTGAAGTGAATGAAGTCGGgacttttgaagaaaatgttttgttttttgttctcgAAGAAAAGTATGTCGAAGATGACTTCACGTTTCGTCGACTCCAAAGAAAAGATCAGGAATTGGCGCAACTTCTGCAATGTTGTGGTTTCCTCGACACACATTTAGCTGTGGTTACCAAAACCGTTTCCATAACTCGCACTAATTGCAGATGCATTTGCGACTGTGATTACGAGGAAAGAAAATCTACCACCAAAATTTCGCGATGGATAGACTCAAAAGATGTATCAAAGAAATTGAGCATGGATTTAAATTGGAAGAATCAGTGTGTTGGACCTCTTAGAAACTTGTCTACATCAGACAGTGAAATAACTGACACGGAGGATGAATGTGATTGTGGAGGATGTGATTATTGTAAACCGACCACTTATGAAAAACATTCATACTATTTTATATTGGTCATTTGGCCTAAGCATCAATCGGGTCAGATGTATTTTCGCTATGGTCTTCACGTACtaatagaaaaaatggaagTTAAGAGTTCTTCAACTAGTTGGCTcaagaaaaaccaacagaaTGCTACTGAGAGTTTACGAacgatcatttctttttgctccGCTGATCCTTGGAAGGTGTGGACCCAAACAATATTAGCAAAAGGTGAATTGACTCGAAGATTGCTTCGTCTTTGTATTGTTTTACGAGCGCGTGAGGAAGGTCTCAGTCTTCTGAAGATTATTGCTTCCGATTATCCCTTGCCACAAGAACGAGTCAGCAGCATGCAAAGAACTTTTGAAGGGATCCAAACAGAACAAGTTTCTAAGGCGATCGCTGAGTTGGAATGTCTAGTCATTG GTTGGAAGGACTCCGCTGATATAATTCAGAAAATGATTTCTCCTGATCGAATCGTCCAGCAGCTGGTACCAATAATCAGTTTAGCTCAGCACTTGTTGAACTTTCATTGCTTAGAGGGAGCGGTATTAGTTGGAGATCGCATTTTGTCCTCATTGATCAACTTCAACAAGCAGCAGACCCAGAGGTTAAAACAATCGGAAATCCAAAGTTACGTTGAGTTCATAATTTCGCTGGAAGAAAATGCCAAGACTGCAAACCCCCTGAGACCCAAGTCGTTTACAACTCTGTTCTCAAAACTGAAATCCTCAATTCAGTGCAACCTGGTTCTGGAGTTAGAAGCTCAAGTTAGTTCGCGGTTCAAGAACTTGGATTCTTGTAACAACATGTTCCAGGAATTGTGCAAAGCCCTGCCTCTTTGTGATCTTCGTTCCTCGTCGATCAAGGGGAATGTGATAGTTGACTTGATATGCTGTTACTTTAGGATTGGAAACGAAGAATTGCTTCAGACTCTGATATCTAAAATTTTCCACGTTCCAGCCAACCCTGGAGAAAATCAATCTCGTTCTTCGGAGAAAGCATTGGAAAAGGTTATTTCATCCCCACTAATATTGGAATTGGCTTTATCTTCTGAAATAGGCCTGTCAGTTGTGCTATCGCTAGTTGATAAACAGCTAATTTCCATAACGAGCAAGCTTCAAAAGATTCTTCATGGCGAGGCTCAGCCGCCAGCAAACGTCAATAGATTGTaccagaagaaagaaactcgACTGCTGCTTAGTTTATCGTCCTGTCTTCGAATTGTAGTTCGcgttgaaaaaaattccagcAACTCCACTGCGCAACCATCTTCGTCAATTTCATCACTTTTGTCGAAGTTGAACGCTCAGCAGTTAACCACCGTCTtgtttgacattttaaaatcaagctcCAGGCATTTGAAAAAACCCTCGTCAACCGCAACAATTATTCACCAAATTTGCGTTTTCCTGATTTCGCGATTGAATGAAACCAACACTGCTGTGCTCAGCAGAAGCACCATTCTACAGTCGATAAAGGCTGTAATTGAGGTGAATGATGAGTCTCTTTCACAAACTTTGTTCCAGCAATTttgtaaaaaggaagaaattggaTCATggagcaaacaaaacaaatccgGCCTACTCCGCGATATTATGTCTTCCCCTGACGTTTGGGGAAAATTGGATTCCTCATCAAGACAGATAATCATGGATACTTGTGCTTCGCTTGTAAATTCTTGGATCGTGGAAATTTCACTTTCTCTGAATTCCCTCATTGAATCGACTGCCACCCTTATCAATGCTCCACCAAAACTACTAATCGAAGCCATAGTCGATTGTGTGCAACTGTTCTTTCTGGGAGAGAAGAacagatttgattttgaacaaaagatCACCGCCGAAGCCTTTCAACCACTCATCTTCAAACTAAATGCTTCTCAACTCTTGGATCTTGTATTGCAGCTCTTCAAATCGGAGTTCGATGCCCGTCCTAACATCAAGAAATTTCCCATCTGCATGGATTGGTATCGCACCATATGCAGAATCTTGTTCACTGTGGAGTTTGTGTCGCTTGTCAACTTGGACGTAGCAACCCGCATCGTCAATTGCCTCTTGTGGCTTGAAGATGAAGAGTCGTGGAAACAGTTCGCACAGAGTGtttgcaaaaattttctttcatcgcGAGGCAATCTTTTTGTGCAAATCTTGTTGAAGGATCTTTCTATCCAGCGAGCACTTAAAGCTTTCGCTCCCGCTTTTGCTGCTTTCGTGCACATCGTGGACCACTGGGCTCAGCATTCCGTGAATCTGAAGGAACCGATATTCAGCTGGCAGCAGTCCAAAGCCGTTGTACCGAATTATCCTGAAGTCCAAGCATTTCTTCGTTCACCTGAAGAGTCTATGATCTACatgaaatttaatgaaattgcCGAGGCTCGTCGTTTGGCCGAAAGTCTCCAGGCCATGGGGCAGTCTAACAATTTCAGTGTTTCAGTTACTACGTCTGGAAGTGGAAAGAATTCTCGGTGTGACATTGTGAAAAATCGAAATCACTTTGAACGCAGagcacaagtttttttttgcaggaaAGCTGAATTGATTGAATTGGTAAAACTTCGTAACCGCCTCTGCCAAGAAATTGCTCAAGCGGAACAATTGGCTGCTgcgatttcttcaacacctATTACAACTGACGAGGTCTGCGTCGTCCCTCCACCTAAGCGTCCCAAGCTCGACATACCTGTAATTGAACTGGAATGA
- the LOC124195130 gene encoding aquaporin AQPAe.a-like yields the protein MEFWARMRNVFGCDELNKNRDIWRMLMAEFVGPLFLVLIGCASCVEGWNDQYSPHIVQVALSFGVTIATMAQALGHVSGGHFNPAVTVACLVTGKISIVKSIFYIVAQCLGAICGAALLQALTPSDFHNTLGVTEIHKALTPTQGFGVEFFSTFTLVLVVFGVCDENRKDVKGSAPLAIGLCIATAILATGNYTGGSLNPARSLGPAVISNKWAYHWVYWAGPIVGGVVAALTYQKAFKARSPEEEVELESYQYRVANSKESEIIADRTTTI from the exons ATGGAATTTTGGGCGAGAATGCGCAACGTATTCGGCTGCGATGAGCTCAACAAGAACCGCGACATCTGGCGCATGCTCATGGCCGAATTCGTCGGCCCGCTCTTTCTCGTCCTCATCGGCTGCGCTTCCTGCGTCGAGGGATGGAACGACCAGTACTCGCCGCACATTGTCCAGGTCGCCCTCTCCTTCGGCGTCACCATCGCAACAATGGCCCAG GCCTTGGGACATGTGAGCGGAGGCCATTTCAACCCGGCCGTGACGGTGGCCTGTCTCGTGACCGGCAAAATCTCCATCGTCAAGTCCATCTTCTACATCGTTGCCCAGTGCCTGGGCGCCATATGTGGAGCTGCTCTTCTCCAG GCTCTGACGCCGAGCGATTTCCACAATACGTTGGGCGTGACGGAGATCCACAAAGCCCTGACCCCGACGCAGGGCTTTGGCGTCGAGTTCTTCTCGACGTTCACGCTGGTCCTGGTCGTCTTTGGCGTCTGCGACGAGAACCGCAAAGACGTCAAAGGATCGGCCCCGTTGGCCATCGGCCTCTGCATCGCCACCGCCATTTTGGCCACC gGTAATTACACTGGTGGTAGCTTGAATCCAGCCCGCTCCCTAGGACCGGCAGTCATCAGCAACAAGTGGGCTTATCACTGG GTCTACTGGGCGGGACCGATCGTCGGTGGCGTAGTGGCAGCACTCACCTACCAGAAGGCCTTCAAGGCCCGTTCGCCCGAAGAGGAAGTCGAGCTGGAATCCTACCAGTACCGAGTCGCCAACTCGAAAGAGAGTGAGATTATCGCCGACCGAACGACCACCATCTAA